A segment of the Cervus elaphus chromosome 24, mCerEla1.1, whole genome shotgun sequence genome:
TCCATATGCAGATATACCTGTGCCTTTCTGTCTCTGggttccctccctctctttgtccatctctgtctctctgctttcCCCATCTGTCTCTGTCCGTGGGCCACAGCTAACCAGAGTCCCTGCCTTGAACCTGTTTTCTCCTTGCAGCCTGACTACATGATGACTAGGTGGGCTCTGCTCACGCTGATGGTCCTGACATTGGGCAGGACCCTGCTTGTCCCagcaacccccaccccaggctcccagctcctccctcagAACCTTCCCCAGGCCACTGCCTGCCCTGTGACCTCGGAGAGCCCCTCAGCCAGCACCACGGCACCCTCCGCTGCGTGGGGCCACCCCAGCCCtgacccccaccctggcccccgcATCGCCCTCTCGCTGGACGTCCCCCTTGGCCTCCTGCAGATCTTACTGGAGCAGGCCCGGGCCAGGGCTGCGAGGGAGCAGGCTGCTGCCAATGCCCACATCCTCGCCCAGGTCGGCCGCCGCTGAGCCTGAGGGAGGCGGTCACAAGAATGGAGCCACCCTAG
Coding sequences within it:
- the UCN2 gene encoding urocortin-2, with protein sequence MMTRWALLTLMVLTLGRTLLVPATPTPGSQLLPQNLPQATACPVTSESPSASTTAPSAAWGHPSPDPHPGPRIALSLDVPLGLLQILLEQARARAAREQAAANAHILAQVGRR